The following are encoded in a window of Brevibacillus ruminantium genomic DNA:
- a CDS encoding GrpB family protein, producing the protein MNITVVEYDPNWPIEYQKEEQAIKEMLQDELVNCFHIGSTSVPDLKAKPIIDILLVASDISKLDTYAAQFENLGYEVMGEFGITGRRYYRKGGDHRTHHIHAFQYDHIQEIERHLAFRDYLRQNPNVCKEYGELKSKLAEQFPTDIDSYGDGKDDFVKKVEKEALKWHWTVR; encoded by the coding sequence ATGAATATCACAGTCGTGGAATATGACCCAAATTGGCCAATCGAGTATCAAAAAGAAGAACAGGCAATCAAGGAAATGCTTCAAGATGAACTCGTGAACTGTTTTCACATTGGCAGTACTTCGGTTCCGGATTTGAAAGCAAAACCGATCATTGACATTCTGCTTGTCGCAAGTGACATCAGTAAATTAGATACATATGCTGCGCAATTTGAAAATCTTGGTTATGAAGTCATGGGCGAATTTGGGATTACAGGAAGGCGATATTACCGTAAAGGCGGAGATCATCGCACGCATCACATTCATGCATTCCAGTACGATCATATTCAAGAAATTGAAAGGCACCTCGCGTTCAGGGATTATCTTCGCCAAAATCCGAATGTTTGCAAGGAATACGGAGAATTAAAAAGCAAACTGGCTGAACAATTTCCAACGGACATAGACAGCTATGGTGACGGGAAAGATGACTTTGTCAAAAAAGTAGAAAAAGAAGCCCTCAAATGGCATTGGACGGTTCGCTGA